The DNA sequence ctgccaccaccatgctttactctagggatggtgccaggtttcctccagacgtggcgcttggcattcaggccaaagagttcaatcttggtttcatcagaccagagaatcttgtttctcataggctgagagtcctttaggtgccttttggcaaactccaagcgggctgtcatatgccttttactgaggagtggcttccatctggccactctaccatgaagacctgattggaaaggaaaggaaagggggatacctagtcagttgtacaactgaatgccttcaactgaaatgtgtcttccggatttaacccaacccctctgaatcagagaggtgcggggggctgccttaatcgacatccatgtctttggcgcccgggaacagtgggttaactgccttgctgaggggcagaacgacatatttttaccttgtctgctcgtGGTGGaatgttgcagagatggttgtctttctggaagctctgtcagtgaccatcgggttcttggtcaccaccctgataaaagcacttctcccccgattgctcagtttggtcggacggccagctctagaaagagtcttggtggttccaaacttcttccatttaataatgatggaggccactgtgttcttggggacattcaatgctgcagacattttttggaacccttccccagatctgtgtctcgacacaatcctgtctcggagctctacagacaattggcttggtttttgctcatgcaatgtcaactgtgggaccttatatagacaggtgtgtgcctttccaaatcatgtccaatcaattgaatttaccacaggtggactccaatcaagttgtagaaaaatctcaaggctgatcaatggaaacaggatgcacctgagctcatagcattttttgaataaggctgtaatataacaaaatgtggggaaagggaaggggtctgaatactttccgaatgcactgcatattatcaaccatgtctctctctctgtttctcaggaGATAGATGAGTGTGGCTTTCTGCTGCAGAAGGAGTCTGTGGCCCTGAGTCCTCAGCTGGGGCCCCTCAGAGTTCTACACCTCCATACGGGCCTCGGGGGGGCCACCCAGCGCGTCTACGAACCTGAGCCAGAAAGGCCTTCTGGTGACACGGAGGGGTCTGAAGGACTGGAAGGGACAGGGATAGGGGTGGGGATGGGAGTGAGGCGCAGGGTTATCCTCACAGACACCCTGGGGGAGGCCTCCTTCTCTCTATCTGCAGTGCGCTACATCATAGACACAGGCATGCAACTCAAGACAGTGAGTATTCATTTATCAGAGGTGGGAGGGAGAAGGAGTGTGTGTGGCACTATCCTACGCAGTGGGCTCATCCCCGTTGTCAAATGTGGCAATGCTACAATGCCGCATAACCTCAACAAACTATTGAGGTGTACCGAGTTGCAGTGCCATACATAACCTCCCACTCTTCTGCCTCCGTGTCATAGGTTTACAACCCTCAAATCAGAGCGGACTCACAGGTCCTGCGTCCAATCAGCCGGCACCAGGCAGACATGCGGACGCAGAGGGTAAACAGTGACCTACCAGGTAGGTTAGGGTCAATCAATACGTTTTAAAAAATCATCATGGAATGTGGTGGTTTTCTAATTTAAGAGAAGGGACATAGATAGCTGTTACAGGCCAACTATTCTCTCTATGTGTTCTTCTGACCGCTCTCCCCTGTCCCTCCAGGTCTGTGTTTCCGTCTGTACCCCCAGGCTCTTTATGAGGAGGGCATGGCAGAGGCCCGCAGCCCGGGGGTGATGGAAGAGAACCTCAGCCACCTGGTGCTGCTGCTCAAGAGGCTGGATATCGCTGACATGGGCCAGTGCAAGTTCCTGGACAGGCCTGGTAAGGAGGGCCACGCATCATCTAGCTAGTTGAGCCTTGCTCTCTCCTTTGAATGAATAAAGTGCACATTTTTTTCATGGGAGTTTGTGTTTACTAGGTACCTTCTATTTTGTGATATCagacaaaatataaatattatatcTTCCAATATCCCTCAATTTCTTCAATCCATCCCTCTCTATTTTATTCTCTCTTTTATTCCCCCCCCCAGCTCCCGAGGCTCTGATGCAGGCTCTAGAGGACCTGGACTACCTTGCAGCGCTGGATGATGATGGGAACCTGTCTGAAGTGGGCATCATTATGTCAGAGCTGCCCCTGGAGCCTTCGCTGGCTAAGGCCCTCATCGCTGCCTGCGAGTTCGACTGTGTCAACGAGCTGCTCACCATCGCCGCCATGCTCACAGGTACacacgacagacacacacactacactcactaCACTGACCATGGTGCTTATTACTGGCTATAAAATGTGCCTTTACTCATAGCGTCCCTTTTTTACATGCATTTCAGAATATTGCTTTGTTTCTATAACTTTGACTTTTTGTTTTTTAACATTCATTTAAATTCTCCACCTGTGTGTGTTCCCAGCTCCCCCCTGCTTTGTGACCCCCCCAccccagagagaggaggcagcAGCCACTCACAGACGTCCACTGTTGCACAATGAGGGAGACCACCTCACCCTCATCAACATCTACAACGCCTATATACAGCGTGAGTCTATataatactacacacacacacacacagctgcaatGTACAGGAGGTTTGGTTtatgcgcacaaacacacacgcacacaaacatcaaTTTATAGATATACACATATGGGCACGACATACATTTTACACAGTTCTCCTCCTGAATATTAATCTGATTGCTCTTTTAGACAATGAGGATGATGCCTGGTGTACTACCAACTTCCTGAACCCCGCTGCATTAAGATTGGCTGGGATGATTAGGGCGGAGCTGCTGGAGGTGATGCAACGAATAGAGTTGCCCGTCTCGCCTCCTGCGTTTGGTTGCCAAGACAACTGCACTAATATCAAGCGTGCGCTTATCTCAGGGTTCTTCCTCAAGGTAAAAAGACTCATCAGTTCACTTCTCCATTAAAGATTAGTTTGTTAGTTTATGTTGTGTGTCTGAAATTTGACGGGGAAATATATAgaccctaacctctctctctctatcctccccacTATTTGTCTTTACCTTACTGTCTTTCTCAATTTTCATATTTTCTTCTTTCTTTCCATTCTGGTGTTTCTCTGCCTTTTGCCCCCTCCCCCTCGGTCTCTCCTGCTCTTTCTGTATTTGTTTCTCTATCTCGTTGCGTTTTCTCTTCTCCCTTCCCGTCTCTCAGGTGGCTCATGATGTGGACGGCTCAGGTAACTACCTCTTGTTGACTCACCGTCACGTGGCTCACCTCCACCCCTTCTCCTCCTATCTGTGTCGCCGGCCGCGCCCCAACCCCCCCTCCTGGGTGCTCTACCACGAATTTACCATCTCCCACGACAACTGTGTCCGCACCGCCTCCGAGGTGCATCCCCACATGTGAGTAACCCCAACATTTTTTGTAGTTAGTTTGTATGTAATGCACACAGTAACCCTGAACTTCTTTAGGCCATCCACATAGTGGCGACTTTGCTTCCTTTTGGAATACTAGTCCTTTGATAGAAAGTTCAGTAAACTGTACTATCTGTCAGAAGATAGTGGGTGCGTTCCAGGTTGTCATGCTGCGCAGATGATCAGATCGAACAACAACAAGCGTTAAACTTCTACGGaaccatgttaatatgatatatTAGTCTTGTGACATGTGCACGTCATTACATTGAGGTAAACTAGGCATTTAAGAGCATTACATTTATGTAACCTTGTTTTCTGTGGGAAGGTTGGTGGAGCTGGCCCCTCAGTACTACCTGGGCAACCTGCCGTCCAGCGAGGGACGGGACCAGCTGATGGAGCTGAGACAGAGTCTGCTGCCCccagaggaggaacaggagagggGGCCGGAGGGGACCTACGACACACCCCACATTGAGGAACATTTAGACAGGACCGCAGATCCACGTAATCAGGACAGCACTGAGCTGTGTGTCATACAGTGACGGGAACAGAGTGGCTGACCAAAAGCAGAACCAAGGGAGGAGAACCTGAGATGGAGGACATGGATGCACTACGCACACTCAAAGTGCTACTGGGAACACACTACAGAACTGTACTGTTGCACGGACAGCGGATGAGGGAGAGAATGTACAGTACACTCTCCAGCCATACACAGCTGTATGGAAGCAGTAGTTTACATCTGAGTGAATAGGGCTCACCTACAGGTGTTAGTGAAATATTTTTCAAATGAGATTACATGCATTTTTGGCACATGAAAATGTTTGACACTGAACCTGCAGAGTTCCTATAAAAAAAACTGTATACTGGTACCCAAAGTAatatacagtgtatttggaaagtatttagaccccttgatttctggcttgatttttgctgtgacatgcactgttaactgtgggaccttatacagacaggtgtgtgcctttccaaatcatgtccaatcaattgaatttaccacaggtggactccaatcaagttgttgaaacatctcaaggagttCGATATTGAGTcccatggcaaagggtctgagtacttatgtaagtaaggcatttctgtttttaatttttttataaatgtgcaaatgtttctaaaaacctgtttttcactttgtcattatagggcattgtgtgtagattgatggccaaagagttcaatcttggtagaATAAGGAACGAAATGTAGAAAAAaggaaggggtttgaatactttccgaatgcactgttgaGAATTAT is a window from the Salmo trutta chromosome 23, fSalTru1.1, whole genome shotgun sequence genome containing:
- the dqx1 gene encoding ATP-dependent RNA helicase DQX1, with the translated sequence MASSPPAASSTTSPSTLRPPSALDSLSMSSLLSGDLEDEAGDRGGDEGGLGDLEVNPYDGLPFSSRYYSLLEERKRLPVWSLKYRLLEHLETNSMVVVSAPSGTGKSTQVPQWCVEYAQSHEFSHGLVCCSQPYAVAAASLALRVADEMDLSLGLEVGYCVPHDDGCTPDTLLRFVSDSLLLGEMMSDPLLRQYGVLVVDEVQERTVPTDVLLGLLRDVCDQRPDNLRVVLLTDPSLAPSLATFLGERVPLLTLDEPVGDSPDTETMRRPLVVMETVYRDPGGREAAAAACHMVLDLHRRGEEGDVMVFLPSAQEIDECGFLLQKESVALSPQLGPLRVLHLHTGLGGATQRVYEPEPERPSGDTEGSEGLEGTGIGVGMGVRRRVILTDTLGEASFSLSAVRYIIDTGMQLKTVYNPQIRADSQVLRPISRHQADMRTQRVNSDLPGLCFRLYPQALYEEGMAEARSPGVMEENLSHLVLLLKRLDIADMGQCKFLDRPAPEALMQALEDLDYLAALDDDGNLSEVGIIMSELPLEPSLAKALIAACEFDCVNELLTIAAMLTAPPCFVTPPPQREEAAATHRRPLLHNEGDHLTLINIYNAYIQHNEDDAWCTTNFLNPAALRLAGMIRAELLEVMQRIELPVSPPAFGCQDNCTNIKRALISGFFLKVAHDVDGSGNYLLLTHRHVAHLHPFSSYLCRRPRPNPPSWVLYHEFTISHDNCVRTASEVHPHMLVELAPQYYLGNLPSSEGRDQLMELRQSLLPPEEEQERGPEGTYDTPHIEEHLDRTADPRNQDSTELCVIQ